The Oryza brachyantha chromosome 7, ObraRS2, whole genome shotgun sequence genomic interval ttgactcttcatcttattcaacttttttacaattaacatttttatttttatcagatgataaatcataaatagtaatttacgtgtgactaattttttttaatttcttaaaaatttttcaaataagacggatggtcaaacgttatacaagaaaatgaaagaattggttttttagacagagggagtacacgCCATACTAATCTGAGAAATAAACATCACGTCCTGACGCATCATCACGTTAATcacagaaaaaggaaaaaatatgccTTTGGATCATGGTTATctcatattttatagaaaattttatgttaagagttgtaaaaataaacaaataaagcaATATTTCCAATTAGTATGGTTTTATGTTTTTCGACTTTACCAATCGAAAGGCAGTTGATAAAAAAAGTGCCAGCCATACAGGGCTCCACGCCATAGCAACGACGAAATAAACATCACGTTgttttatgatttgttttacgTAGTAAATTTGAGTCAATCGGACAGAAGGAAGAATCcgattagaaatattattttagaaatgaaaaacaataaaaagtgtccatgtgtaaatacagtttagaaaaatcttaGTTTtggattaaaacttttaaaataattgatattgaggcatctataaatacaatttcagaattataaataaagcaagataataaaaagattccatgtgtaaataatttagaaaaatccaaattttgaactagaatttttaaaataattgattttgagggaagagtccatctataaataaaatttggaaacatctaaaattacggttaaaaataagtaaaattaggAGAAAGAATCAAcacataaatacaatttagaagtatctaaatttgaattactaattaaatattatgtagaaaagaTTTTATGCACAAGTACAGTTTACAATACCGGTAAATGATGTtacattcaaaaatataatttagaaaataaataataattaacaattttaaaaatagataaaagactatatataaatataatttagccACGCAATCTGCGCAAGTCAAcggataaaaagaaagaaccaGTCATACAGGCCATCTTGGACTCCACCGAGCGTAAGGCaatcgattaaaaaaaagggttaATTGCATCCGTGCCACTGTAATTATGCAcgattagaaaaatatcattacaacTTCATGAATCGCatatatgccattataattcgTTCGAAATGAGTTGGATACCACTGTCTACGCTGAAATCGGCTGTGTTGACCATTTTTTACTGTCAATTTTTTCTATTGTCGAAAATACCCCCGAGCATTAACCATATGGACTTTTGCAGAGGTGGTAGGGTGTGCTAGGCCACCAAAAAAATTCCCTTTCCCCGTTGAAGAGCTCAGAGGCTGCGACGGCGGAGGACCAAGCCATCCGGCACGGTGGCTCTAGGGTCAACAACGACGAGCGGTGCCGGCGAGGACGTTGTAGCTGGACACCACCTAGCTCTCCCTGGCGTGGTGCGGGACGAGGAGGGGGCCACCGGGTGCAGCCGCATCGTCTCCTTCACGACGGCATCGATGTAGGGGAGGTCGGCGAGGTCACGCTCCGTCACCCAGCGCGTTCGGCCGACTACGTGGTCGAACTCGTCagtggcggcggtgatggcgtCGGACTGGCGGAGGAGCTCTGCCATCGCCAACTCCATGGTCACCGCGGAGCTCTCCTTGCTGCCAGCGATGATGTCCTGGATGAAAGCCTTGATGTCGTCGCGTGTGAGCCTTGACTCCGAGTCTGCGACGCCCTCCTCGGCGGATAGACGGAGCAGCACGTCGACCAATTTCACACGCCGCCGCAGACTGGCTGTCGTCGTCGATGGCTGCTTTGGCCACCTCGTGTTCCCGTAGGATTTGCTCAAGGAACCAATCGTACAGGCGTGTGCAAGATGCCGCGGTAGCCGTACATGATGGtctcgccggcggtggtgcgCGCGTGATCGGCGAACGTGGCGTCGGCTGACAACGCAACCACGCAACCGATTCAGCCGAGGGCTATTATGTCCATACAAATATACGGTATGTCAAAACCGAGTAGTTGCGTAGACAGTGACATCCAACTTATTTTGgataaattataatggcatatatACGATTCATGAaattgtaatggtattttttctAATCGTGCATAATTGTAATGGCACGGATGTAATTAAcccttaaaaaaactaatggtcATACATGCCATACTGGCGGACTCTAGGATGAAACCTTTTAACCATTCAGAATCTGGCATGTAGCATGGCCATCCGTGCCTCGCATACGGCAGAATTACTATtagaaatcaaataaaaagtgGAAACTTCATGCTGAATAGCTAGCATATTCCATCTTTGACACCGTGATCTTTTTGAAAAGTAAGCTAGCTTACAGTAGTACCTAATTATAGGATACTAGAAATAGTATTTGTCCATGTCATGGCAGTCAAAATATTTCCTGATATGAATTTGTGTCGGATTCATATTGTGAGTTACATTTAATATCTTTGGAGAAATACCGAGCACCAAAGAAGCAATCAGCTTATCGCTACAATACAACTGCCATTAAACGAAGCAATCAACATCTAGCAACAATAAAATcagtgaataaaaaaaacaagcagaGTTTGCATGTTAGAACTGGCAAAGCAACATGACAATTCattctttcctttcttcttttttgccAGAGGTTTTAGTATGCTATGTCGTATTTTCTTTGTACATGCATATGTTTAGACGaagattagatttattatttaacaaaCACCTTTCTCATTATTACTCGATTCACTGGATGGGAAATCCGACAAGGTTTCTaagatttattataaatatataattttgaaagaaagCATCATATTCACTCTATTAGCATAGAAACTACCGTATTAAtcggaaaaaaagaaaaatattttgaaagtgAAATCGTGATAGATCTAGattataatggtatagattgatctaagaatatatacacaaaatgTAATTTTCTTCCTACAAATCTATAAAAAAGGTTATGTAAAAACATAGaaagaaattgaataaaaatatgactataatagtttttttaaaaaaattgaagagtTTAAGATAaccatttaaaataaataaaaataattttgcatcatattataaatttaggtTGTAGCCGCACAATTGTGCGGGCCATGCTGCTAGTTAAATTATATGAGAAAGGTGGCCTCAGATGCAATCcactcaaataaaaaatttactttgGCACCAATCAGAGTTTCGCAAGCAGGAGTAACTGGATACGCAATGATTTGGTCACCAACAAAGTTCATGCATGATCAAGTTTTCTCCAGCACACAGCATGTAGCATTAAGATGAACACAGTTGGtctaaacaaaaagatgaacGGTACATGTAAATCCAAGTGTTAGCGCACATACGATGGAAAGCCAGGTCTTCGAACACATACGATTGAAACATAGCGTTCTAAAATGCATTAGACATATGGATCATTTCAGTGAAAGCATGcctttatattttcaacaacACTTGCATCGTACTTCCAACCGAATCATTGTCCATCAATCCTGTTTCAACAAACAAGAAGTATAAATAAACATTAGGGATATATTCGATCAGAAGAATACTAGTAAATGATTGAAGTATCTTTTTGAAAAACAGCATATGTGAAAAGTTTCCGTACTACTACGTATATGAAACCACCAAAGAGCTTCCTTACGGACATGGACAAAGCCGGGAGAAGATTCCAATGGGAAGGGGACCGAaacctaagagcatccccaacagctcatctaaatttgatcatccatatttttatttggatgatcatctaaaacatttttatccttcatatcttttttactccagcagatcatctatatatgacatcctctatatctatttgaaggattggagagagaacatctaaatatagatgttctctctcctaatatgaatgatatccaaaaatagatgattagatagatgttctgctggagcttacttttattcttcattctctatttctaggatggagaATGGGATgaatgagctgttggggatgctctaacatGCGGTAAATGCAAAGTGAATTGGCTAAgcccctgtttagttcccaaaattatttccgaaaaatatcatatcgaatatttgaacatctaaataaagcattaaatattgataaaaattaaaactaattatatagttatgagagaaatcgtgagacgaatcttttgagcctaattagtacatgattagtcataaatgctacagtaaccaacatatgctaatgatggattaattagactaaaaagattcgtctcgcgatttctagatgaaatctaaaatttattttataattaaactatgtttaataatttaaatgtaCGATCGTACGCGTCGATGTGACCCCtccctaaaaaaaatttttggagacTAAACGGGTCTTAAAAGTCTGCTCGTCAAAAGGCTTAGGGGGGCTGGGTATTCTGAACCTGCATATCTTTTCCCGGTCGCTCGACTACGGTGGCTTTGGCTTCAATGGGTAGAGCCACATACATAAGCCATGCACAAAATTAGGAAAACCCTGTGATGAGTGACAAAAACCTGTTCGCAAAGGCAACAAGGGTGGTGCTAGGAAATGGGCATTCCGCCTGGCTAGGGGAGCAACCTCTTCAAGCATTCCCAAAACAAGAGCCGTACACTGCACGGCGCGCTGGCAAATGGCAGCTAGATTGAGGACATTAGACACAACTCGATGCAGAAACTGGTCAAGGGATTCATGAATGTTTGGTTAAAATTAGCCGAAAATCCTGTCAATCTGACGGACGGGGTTGACGACACCATTTCCTGCAAGTGGCCCAGGATAGCTGGATAGGCACTTACACTGCAAGGTTAGCATACGAACAACAATTTACGGCCCCTCAAGCGCCAGGGGCGATCAAACGAACTTGGAAAACACGGTCACCCTCCAGATGCAAATTTTTCACATGGCTGCTGCTTCAGAACAAAATTTGGATGGCCGACAGGATGTAACGAAGGGAATGGCCGAACAACTCTTTTTTGTCAGTTTTGCTATAGGAATCTAGAAACGGTGCAGCATCTATTCAAAGAATGCCCGATTACATACCAAATTTGGGTGGCCATAGCGCCAAAAATAGGTTATATCCAGGTTGCTGAAGATATACAAACAGCTGACAATCTTCAAGACTGGTAAGTGTGCCTTGCGACAATCCAAAGAGCAATCTAAGGGGATGCAGTCGGTTCAGATTCTTATCACCTGGGAACTTTGGATGGAGAGAAATAGAAGGGTTTTCGATGAGAAGAACTCTAGGTTCATCAAAATGTGAATAAGATCAAGGAAGAGATAAACACTGGGTCAATCCATGGAGCTAAACATCTAAGCGAGAATTAACCATTGATCTTACGCCCGGCACGAATAGGCGCAGGACCGGAGGTTCTCTTCTCGCCCCCCGGTTTCAACAGCCCCTgcttcctttctcttttcctccTAGGTCTTAACCCATATGTAATCACCGGCTGTTTGGCCGCATCCTTCAAAAAGAGATTGAATATGGTATAATATATACTCATATTGACCATGTAATCTCTTGTTGAACGAATGACTAGATTTAGTTAATCGGGAGGTACCTCAAAATGTTATTTTCTGAAAACACAGGCACACAGCCTTATGGGAGGCACCGCACATACTCACACCTAATTTGGCATGCACAGAAGTAATTAGTAGGCTCATGAAATGTCATGTACACAATTTTGTTGATGTTGAGGGAATCGAGGGGTGGTGATTAGAGATAAATACGGACTATTGACTAAATATTGACCCTTCTACGCAAGACACAATTAGGTTGCTAATGTGCTAGATTGGGAATGGATTAAGGCTGCGTTCTTGCccctataagttaacttatccgtctcgtttttcacgcgcacgtttcccgaactactaaacggtatattttttacaaaaaatttctataggaaagttgttttaaaaaatcatattaatctattttatattttttaataatttataattaattaattatgtactaatctatcactatgttttccgtgacacacataagttaacttagactCCTtggccgaacgcagcctaaatgTACTAGCTTctaatttggattatatttaGTTGGATGCAAATGGGCTGCTATTTAAAAtagtttggattggattgagtTATAGGATAAATGGATTGCTATGGACCGAATTTGGTTAGATGATTTTGGTTTCCAAATGGATTTGGCATGTGGAGGGCAAATTGATTCTTTTAACTGGGTAATCAATGGGTAAAAGAAGGGATAATGTGAGACCCACATGTATAAATTGATCAAAACTTACACAAAGTTGCtcttatacataataaatcaccacatcaaatttcagtcaaatttaataatttttattgtgtGAACacgagtttaaaaattttaagttcgAGTTTGTACATACTAAATGACTAGAGTCCAAGttgattggtttggattggatcctaATGAAGAATAATTGACGTGGGTTGGTTCGATGGACTATTTGGTGAAGAGGTGGATTTCGATGTATTGAAGTCCATTAGCAGGCTTAGACACAATAGACAATACTAGGACCGTGTTCGTTTCCCGGTAACTAAACTAATATTCCTTCGTTTTTCGCACGCACGTTTTTCGAAATggtgttattttttatgaaaattttctacagaaaagttgatttaaaaattcaaattaatatattttttattttctataattaataattaattaatcatgtactagtCTATTACCGCGTTTTTCTCGCCGGTTAACAACACCAacaacgaacgcagcctagcAGGATTACTTCATGTTTAGAGGTaagtgaataaaaaaaagtgacGCTGGAAGATATTGGAGAACGGGAGGGGGAAATATTAATTTGGCAGAGTGTTTGTTACAACCTATTACTTTCCCACTATTGAGGATTAATGGTTCCTAGGTGATATGTACTTGTCTAGCTAGAAGCTCATAACTGTATTGTTGCACGTATTTACCCTTGCATTTCTGATGTACTCAACAAGTCGGGAGTTTACAGTCCTCACTGGTCTTATAGTTAAACATATCTCTTTTTTAATGAATAGGGCAAAGCTCCTGTCATTAcctctaaaaaaaaacttactcTTTACGTAGAAGCCACCTATTGCGACGGAAATTGTTGTGTTGAAATTGAAAATTTCAACGGAGAAAAACATTACCTATTCAAGTTGAAGATTATACCTGGTACTTCATTGTCCAGCGATCATCTCTAGCATGCCTGAGATTGTTATGGTTTCCTAacagcaataaaaaaaaatgatttagtgTGCAAGCTGAATAAAAAGGTATAATCTTTgaattacttttttatttggaacTTTAATTTACATCTTCAGTTTGAAGCCACTGTCTTAAAGCTTCCTCTATCATTCGAACAGTACTAGCAGTCTTGGTTGTACCAAAAGCTCCATCGTTCACTCCCACCACCTTGTTTACTCTCGGTAAGAGAACAGGTGCACCTGATGTGCCATTCATGGATATATAGTCTAATCTAATTTCTTCAACTTTACCTGTTTCTTTTCGAAACACAACTGGTTCAGACCTGCAATAAATAGGAACATAATTAGTGAGTCAATACATGAATAGAAAAGGAGATGCGTAAAACGTAGTCACTCTAAGAGGATACTTACAATATCTTGCCGGGAAATGTTCCTGGTTCTACAAGAACCATACCATTCATTGTGAAAAAGGAGAGTAAAATAACATCAGTCCCCGTAACAACATCTCCATCCTCCCAGAATCGCAAAGGACTAAGAGAGGCATCATCAACATTATCGGCTCTGAGTAACGCTAGATCTCTATGTTCGTCGACATAATCGACTCGAGCATTGAACGTTTTACCATTACAAAAGCTCACGCTCACATTGGAAACAACAGTACTACCATTGCTCTCCTCCTTCTTCACAGCATGTGCACACGTCAGCATGAGACATGTGTTGTTACCGGCGAACACAATAAAGCCATTGCCACAGAACCCCTGTCCACAGTCCAAGCGTGCCACAGAGTATTTACAAGCATCGAACATGGCTCTGCACCAGTAACATGTCCTATGATTGGCCATTATGGtaacctgcaaaaaaaaaaaaagagagacgTAAAGCACAAACCTACGTTACTGCTATTTATCAATcggctattttttttcttatatgtgAAGTCATACAAAATTTACAGAATATAAAGGACTAAAATTTCAGTGCAAATGTAACATTTGGGGCTGGGTTggaaattaagtttttttttccatcctatTACTGAAATTTACGCAttttcttataaataaaatttgggcATACTGTTAATGTTTTTATGCAAACTAGCATCCTGCGTAGACTGCCGGTGAACTTCGTTATGAAACTtcttatataatatcaaatatagttttatattacattataaaatataactattaaaGTGGTGATATAGTTTtaaacctaggcctaacttagatcaaacttttatatttgatgcTCCACACAAATTAGAATAATGActctttttatattatcttaacAACATAACAGATCTAAGAATAATAGtataatatatcaaaattgtataaaatttatggcaTAATATCTTTTTTCCTCCATCTTATTCAatcacatatttttcatatatatttaattatttgtgatTGTCCATAACATGTTTCAAATAACATGGTGttcacttataaaataaattaaatatttttaggcatatgagaatttttttagtttaatatTCCACGATAACCTCGTATGGATCAGATGGCAGCATCGTCGATTAAAAAAaccctcatattttttattccaaaaaaatcacgttTTTTCTCCTAAGAAAACTCCTGGATCGATCTAGATTCAAAAATCCAATCCGATCCAAATTCCAAAACAAATCCACgttcttttttatcaaaaaaatccaatcctaCCAAAAAGAAACTCCACGTTCTTTTTTATCACAAACATcacgttttttttctttatgtcCGATCCAATCCTTCCATAAAAATCcaagttatattt includes:
- the LOC107304638 gene encoding uncharacterized protein LOC107304638 is translated as MANHRTCYWCRAMFDACKYSVARLDCGQGFCGNGFIVFAGNNTCLMLTCAHAVKKEESNGSTVVSNVSVSFCNGKTFNARVDYVDEHRDLALLRADNVDDASLSPLRFWEDGDVVTGTDVILLSFFTMNGMVLVEPGTFPGKILSEPVVFRKETGKVEEIRLDYISMNGTSGAPVLLPRVNKVVGVNDGAFGTTKTASTVRMIEEALRQWLQTEDETITISGMLEMIAGQ